From a region of the Poecile atricapillus isolate bPoeAtr1 chromosome 4, bPoeAtr1.hap1, whole genome shotgun sequence genome:
- the HMGB2 gene encoding high mobility group protein B2 encodes MGKGDPNKPRGKMSSYAYFVQTCREEHKKKHPDSSVNFAEFSRKCSERWKTMSSKEKGKFEEMAKGDKARYDREMKNYVPPKGEKKGKKKDPNAPKRPPSAFFLFCSEHRPKIKNDHPGLSIGDTAKKLGEMWSEQSAKDKQPYEQKAAKLKEKYEKDIAAYRAKSKSDAGKKGPGRPAGSKKKAEPEEEEEEEEEEEEEEEEDEDEE; translated from the exons ATGGGCAAAGGCGACCCCAATAAGCCGCGGGGCAAGATGTCCTCGTACGCCTACTTCGTGCAGACGTGCCGCGAGGAGCACAAGAAGAAGCACCCGGACTCGTCCGTCAACTTCGCAGAGTTCTCGCGGAAGTGCTCGGAGCGGTGGAAG ACAATGTCAagcaaggaaaaaggaaagtttgAAGAAATGGCTAAAGGAGACAAAGCTCGTTATGACAGGGAGATGAAAAACTATGTTCCTCCCAAAGGcgagaagaagggaaagaaaaaggaccCCAATGCTCCTAAAAGACCACC ATCTGcgttctttcttttctgttctgaacaccgtccaaaaataaaaaatgatcATCCTGGCTTGTCTATTGGAGATACAGCAAAGAAATTAGGTGAAATGTGGTCTGAACAGTCGGCAAAAGATAAACAGCCATATGAACAGAAGGCTGCAAAACTAAAGGAGAAGTATGAGAAG GATATTGCAGCATATCGTGCCAAGAGCAAGAGTGATGCAGGAAAAAAGGGCCCTGGTAGGCCTGCAGGATCTAAGAAGAAAGCAGaaccagaggaggaggaggaagaagaggaagaggaggaggaagaggaggaagaagatgaggatgaagaaTAA